From the genome of Streptomyces spinoverrucosus:
CGCCCGACGCCGATCCCGACGAGGTGGACGTCCGCTTCACCGCGGACAGAACGCCCTGGCGGTGCACCGACGTGCCGCCCCGGGTCGCGGAGGGCGTGCGGGCGTATCTGCGGGACGCGGAACTGGCCTACGGCGCCTTCGACTTCGTCGAGGACGCGGACGGCACGTGGTGGTTCCTGGAGTGCAATCAGTCCGGGCAGTTCGGCTTCATCGAGGCCGACACGGGCCAGCCGATCGCCCGGACCATCGCCGAGTGGCTGGCGAGACCCGCCGCCGAGAGGCAGCGGCGGGTCAATGGCGTCACAACGACCGTGCCGTGACGGCGAGGGACCGTACGGCGCGTCAGACGGCGAGGGAGAGCCCGCTCTCCCCGTCCGGGTCGGTGGGGCGCCCGCCCATCAGCAGGGCGTCCGCCTTGGCGATCGCGTCATGAATGCTGGTCGTGCCCATCATCACGCACAGTGTGTAACTGACGTCCTCCA
Proteins encoded in this window:
- a CDS encoding DUF5133 domain-containing protein produces the protein MLVPDPKVVRKLLTRYASLRIAQAESETSTAARELEDVSYTLCVMMGTTSIHDAIAKADALLMGGRPTDPDGESGLSLAV